Part of the Pseudodesulfovibrio hydrargyri genome is shown below.
CATCTTCGGCTTCTTCGCCTTCCGCTCGCGGATCAAGGGCGTGTACCTGTCCATCATCACCCAGGCCCTGACCTACGCCATGATGCTGCTGTTCTTTCGCAACAACACCGGTTTCGGCGGCAACAACGGGCTGACCGACTTCAAGACCCTGCTCGGCTTCTCGCTGCTGGAACCGTCCACCAAGCTCGGCCTGTACATGATCAGCGTGGCCGCGGTCCTGCTCGGCTTCCTGGTCTGCCGCTACATCACCAGCTCCAAGCTGGGCAGAGTGCTCACGGCCATCCGCGACGCCGAATCCCGGGTCATGTTCTCCGGGTACTCCCCGCTGCAGTACAAGCTCTTCGTCTGGACCCTGTCCGCTGTCATGTGCGGCATCGCCGGGGCCCTGTACGTGCCCCAGGTGGGCATCATCAATCCCAGCGAGATGGCCCCGGCCAACTCCATCGAGATGGTCATCTGGGTCGCCGTGGGCGGCCGGGGGTCCCTGATGGGCGCCCTGCTCGGAACGGGCATCGTCAACGGCGCCAAGAGCTGGTTCACGGCGGCCGCGCCCGACTACTGGCTCTACTTCCTGGGCGCGCTGTTCATCGGCACCACCCTCTTCCTGCCCCGGGGCATCGTCGGCATCGCCAACCAGCTCCGGGTGCTACGCAGACGTCTGGCCTCCAAGCACGGATCGGCCTCCCCGGCCACGCAGGCCAAGACCACCAAGGACGAGGGCTAGGCAATGAAAACGCAACGCACTCAAACGGAAGGGAACAAGATGCCGCCCGTGAACGTCAGCCAGGGGATCATCCTGCACGTCAACGACGTGACCGTCAGCTTCGACGGCTTCAAGGCCCTGAACAAGCTCTCCATGGCCATCGACGACGGCTCCCTGCACTGCATCATCGGCCCCAACGGCGCGGGCAAGACCACCATGCTGGACATCATCACCGGCAAGACGCGCCCGGACGAGGGGACCGTGTTCTTCGGCTCCGACCTGGAGCTGACCCGGCTCAGCGAGCCCGAGGTGGCCCGCGCCGGGGTCGGGCGGAAATTCCAGACCCCGACGGTCTTCGAGCGGCTGACCCTGTTCGAGAACCTGGAGCTGGCCCTCAAGGCGGACAAGGGGCTGCTTTCCAGCCTGTTCTGGAAACTCTCCGGCGAACAGAAGGAGCGCATAGAAGAGGTCCTGGAGATCATCGGGGCCCGGAACGTGGCCCACATGGAGGCCGGTCTGCTGTCCCACGGGCAGAAGCAGTGGCTGGAGATCGGCATGCTGCTCATGCAGTCCCCGCGACTGCTGCTCCTGGACGAACCGGCCGCGGGCATGACGCCCCAGGAGCTGGAGAACTCCATCCGGCTGCTCAACTCCCTCAAGGGCGAGCATACCGTGGTGGTCATCGAGCACGACATGGAGTTCGTCCGGGCCATCGCCGAACGGGTCACGGTCCTGCACGAAGGCAGCGTCCTGGCCGAAGGCAGCATGGATTTTGTGCAGAACGACCCCAAGGTCGTCGAAGTCTACCTCGGAGAATAGCATGTTCACGGTAACCGGACTGAATCAATACTACGGAGGCAGCCACATCCTGCGGGACGTGAACCTGCATATCGACAAGGGCTCGTGCGTCTGCCTCATGGGCCGCAACGGCGTGGGCAAGACCACCCTGCTCAAATCGGTCATGGGACTGATCCCCATCCGCAGCGGCTCCATAGAACTCGACGGCGAGGACCTGGCCCGGGACCCGGCCGCCGCGCGGGCCCGCAAGGGCATCGGCTACGTCCCCCAGGGCAGGGAGATCTTCCCCGGCCTGACCGTGGAGGAGAACCTGCGCGTAGGGCTGACCGGCCGCCGGGACGGAAGCAAGGTCATCCCCGAAGATATCTACGAGTTCTTTCCGGTGCTCAAGGAAATGCTCCACCGCAAGGGCGGCGACCTGTCCGGCGGGCAACAGCAGCAGCTGGCCATCGGCCGCGCCCTGGCCTCGGACCCGCACATGCTCATCCTGGACGAGCCCACCGAGGGCATCCAGCCCAACATCGTGCAGCTGATCGGCGACATCATCATCCGGCTGAACGACGAGAAGGGGCTGACCGTGCTGCTGGTCGAGCAGAAATTGAAATTCGCCCGCAAGGTGGGCCGCCAGTTCTACATCATGGACCGGGGGCACACCGTGGCCGAAGGCCGGATGGACGCATTGGACGACACGCTCATCAGCGAGTATCTTACCGTCTAGCATGAGCGGACTGGAACTGACACCGCGCGGGGCCCTGGACACGGACTCCGGCTGGAAAGCGGAACTCGGCATCGACTTCTCCCTTTCCCACGGCCGGACCATCCTTTCCCGCCGCCACACCGGGCCCCTGACCCTGCAGCGCCCTTTCTACCCGGAGGGCGACGCGGTCTGCCACGTCTACGCCCTGCACCCCCCGGGGGGCGTGGTCGGCGGGGACAGGCTGCGTTTCGACGTCCGGGCGAGGACGGACGCCCACGGGCTGGTGACCACGCCCGCCGCGGGCAAGTTCTACCGTTCCGCCGGGCCCCTGGCGGTCCAGGAACAGCGCCTTCGCGTGGACGCGGGCGGGACCCTGGACTGGCTCCCGCTGGAGACCATCGTCTATCCCGGGGCCGACGCCCGGCTGGACACCCGGGTGGACCTTGCCGGCGACGCCTGCTTTTTCGGATGGGAGGTGGTCTGCCTCGGCCTGCCCGCCTCGGGCGCGCCTTTTGATAGCGGCCGGTTCATCCAGTCGTTCGAGGTCCACCGGGACGGCGGGCCGGTGCTGCTCGAACGCGCCCGGTACCAGGGCGGCTCGGCGCTGCTGACCGAACAGTGGGGCCTGGACGGCTTCACGGTGTTCGGCACCCTGATCGGGACAGTGGACGGCCGGGACCTGGCCGAGAGGATACGCGGGCGGGCGGACGAGCTCGCGGCGACGGAACGATTTTCCCTGACCCAAATGGACGGACTGACCGTCTGCCGGGTCATGGGCGACAACGCCTTCAGGGTTCGCGATCTGCTGGCCGCGGCCTGGGGCACGATGCGAATGGAACGGCTCGGGCGGGCGGCCTGCCCCCCCAGGGTCTGGAACACATAGTCATTCAAGGAGTTTTCGATGAAGCTCACACCGAGAGAAAAGGACAAGCTGCTGATCTTCTGCGCCGGGATGCTGGCCGCGCAGCGCAAGGAGCGGGGCCTGAAGCTGAACTACCCGGAATCCATGGCCTACATCGCGTCGGCCATTTTGGAAGGCGCGCGCGAAGGCCGGGCCGTGGCCGAGCTCATGGACTACGGGACCACTCTGCTGACCCGCGACGACGTCATGGAGGGCATCCCCGAAATGATCCACGAGGTCCAGGTGGAGGCCACCTTCCCCGACGGCACCAAGCTGGTCACCGTCCACAACCCCATCCAGTGAGGGAGAGCCATGATACCCGGAGAGATCCTCTACGCCGAGGGCGGCATCGAATTGAACGCCGACCGAGAAACCGTCACCGTGACCGTGGCCAACACCGGCGACCGGCCCATCCAGGTCGGCTCGCACTACCATTTTTCCGAGACCAACGAGGCCCTGTCCTTTGACCGCGAAAAGGCGCGGGGATTCAGGCTGAACATCCCGGCGGGCACGGCCGTCCGCTTCGAGCCGGGCCAGTCCCGCGACGTGGAACTGGTGGCCCTGGCGGGCAAACGGGAAGTCTACGGATTCAACGCCAAAACCATGGGCAAACTGGACTAGGGGAACGGCATGAGAACCATCGACAGAAAGACCTACGGAGACATGTTCGGCCCCACGGTCGGCGATCGCGTCCGGCTGGGCGACACCGACCTGATCATCGAAGTGGAAAAGGACCACGCCGTCTACGGCGAGGAGGTCAAGTTCGGCGGCGGCAAGGTCCTGCGCGACGGCATGGGCCAGTCCCAGGCGACCAACGACGTGGCCGTGGACTGCGTCATCACCAACGCCCTGATCCTCGACCACTGGGGCATCGTCAAGGCGGACATCGGGCTGAAGGACGGCCGCATCCACGCCATCGGCAAGGCGGGCAACCCGGATACGCAGCCCGGGGTGGACATCGTGGTCGGCCCCGGCACCGAGGCCATCGCGGGCGAGGGGCTGATCGCCACGGCAGGCGGCATCGACTCCCACATCCATTTCATCTGCCCCCAGCAGGTGGAGGACGCCCTCATGTCCGGCGTGACCACCATGATCGGCGGCGGCACGGGCCCGGCGGCGGGCACCAACGCCACCACCTGTACCCCCGGCCCGTGGAACATCATGCGCATGCTCCAGGCCTCCGAAGGGCTGCCCATGAACCTGGGCTGGCTGGGCAAAG
Proteins encoded:
- a CDS encoding urease accessory protein UreD — translated: MSGLELTPRGALDTDSGWKAELGIDFSLSHGRTILSRRHTGPLTLQRPFYPEGDAVCHVYALHPPGGVVGGDRLRFDVRARTDAHGLVTTPAAGKFYRSAGPLAVQEQRLRVDAGGTLDWLPLETIVYPGADARLDTRVDLAGDACFFGWEVVCLGLPASGAPFDSGRFIQSFEVHRDGGPVLLERARYQGGSALLTEQWGLDGFTVFGTLIGTVDGRDLAERIRGRADELAATERFSLTQMDGLTVCRVMGDNAFRVRDLLAAAWGTMRMERLGRAACPPRVWNT
- the urtC gene encoding urea ABC transporter permease subunit UrtC, which gives rise to MSSLANIQSKRAWLGTLAAALLFLAVIPILNLYVPEQSLLHVPDYIIQLLGKFLCYALCALAIDLIWGFTGILSLGHGVFFALGGYAMGMYLMRAMAGMGVYKSNLPDFMVFLDWKELPWFWLGFDHFWFAMLMVVLVPGVFAFIFGFFAFRSRIKGVYLSIITQALTYAMMLLFFRNNTGFGGNNGLTDFKTLLGFSLLEPSTKLGLYMISVAAVLLGFLVCRYITSSKLGRVLTAIRDAESRVMFSGYSPLQYKLFVWTLSAVMCGIAGALYVPQVGIINPSEMAPANSIEMVIWVAVGGRGSLMGALLGTGIVNGAKSWFTAAAPDYWLYFLGALFIGTTLFLPRGIVGIANQLRVLRRRLASKHGSASPATQAKTTKDEG
- the urtD gene encoding urea ABC transporter ATP-binding protein UrtD, producing MKTQRTQTEGNKMPPVNVSQGIILHVNDVTVSFDGFKALNKLSMAIDDGSLHCIIGPNGAGKTTMLDIITGKTRPDEGTVFFGSDLELTRLSEPEVARAGVGRKFQTPTVFERLTLFENLELALKADKGLLSSLFWKLSGEQKERIEEVLEIIGARNVAHMEAGLLSHGQKQWLEIGMLLMQSPRLLLLDEPAAGMTPQELENSIRLLNSLKGEHTVVVIEHDMEFVRAIAERVTVLHEGSVLAEGSMDFVQNDPKVVEVYLGE
- a CDS encoding urease subunit beta, coding for MIPGEILYAEGGIELNADRETVTVTVANTGDRPIQVGSHYHFSETNEALSFDREKARGFRLNIPAGTAVRFEPGQSRDVELVALAGKREVYGFNAKTMGKLD
- the urtE gene encoding urea ABC transporter ATP-binding subunit UrtE, whose product is MFTVTGLNQYYGGSHILRDVNLHIDKGSCVCLMGRNGVGKTTLLKSVMGLIPIRSGSIELDGEDLARDPAAARARKGIGYVPQGREIFPGLTVEENLRVGLTGRRDGSKVIPEDIYEFFPVLKEMLHRKGGDLSGGQQQQLAIGRALASDPHMLILDEPTEGIQPNIVQLIGDIIIRLNDEKGLTVLLVEQKLKFARKVGRQFYIMDRGHTVAEGRMDALDDTLISEYLTV
- the ureA gene encoding urease subunit gamma, whose amino-acid sequence is MKLTPREKDKLLIFCAGMLAAQRKERGLKLNYPESMAYIASAILEGAREGRAVAELMDYGTTLLTRDDVMEGIPEMIHEVQVEATFPDGTKLVTVHNPIQ